In a single window of the Helicoverpa zea isolate HzStark_Cry1AcR chromosome 9, ilHelZeax1.1, whole genome shotgun sequence genome:
- the LOC124632896 gene encoding putative RNA-binding protein Luc7-like 2 isoform X1, giving the protein MSAHEQMRAMLDQLMGTARNGETDRHGVKFYDDAVCKSFLLQCCPHEILSSTRMDLGECPKIHDLALRADYELASKTKDYFYDIDATEHLEAFIADCDRRTTAAKQRLAETQEELSAEVTEKANAVHELAEQIGQKLARAEALGEEGMVEESVKLMGEIDELRKKKAVAEQEYRNSMPASSYQQQKLRVCEVCSAYLGIHDNDRRLADHFGGKLHLGFITIREKLAELKKTVDKRREERGASERERSGGRRHYVGGRELDRRARRHRESARDRDRNKESDRDRDRKDRDRRDGERDRERERRRSRSRSRSKREGSRERSRGRDRERERERESRRSRSHRSSSKERRRD; this is encoded by the exons ATGTCAGCACACGAGCAAATGAGGGCAATGTTAGACCAACTGATGGGCACCGCTCGGAatg gTGAAACAGACAGACACGGTGTAAAATTTTATGATGATGCAGTGTGcaaatcatttttattacaatgttgTCCCCATGAAATTTTATCATCCACG cGAATGGATTTAGGTGAGTGTCCAAAAATACATGATCTGGCTCTCCGTGCGGATTATGAATTAGCTTCAAAAACCAAAGACTATTTCTATGATATTGAT GCGACAGAACATTTAGAGGCATTTATAGCTGACTGCGATCGACGCACTACCGCGGCGAAGCAGCGCCTCGCTGAAACTCAAGAAGAGCTGTCTGCTGAGGTCACAGAGAAAGCTAATGCGGTGCACGAGCTCGCTGAACAGATTGGTCAGAAGCTGGCGCGAGCTGAAGCACTGGGCGAGGAGGGCATGGTGGAAGAGAGCGTTAAACTTATGGGAGAG ATTGATGAACTACGCAAAAAGAAGGCTGTTGCTGAACAGGAATATCGCAACTCTATGCCAGCTTCCTCTTATCAACAACAGAAATTACGCGTTTGCGAAGTGTGCTCAGCGTACCTGGGTATTCATGACAATGACAGGCGGTTAGCTGATCATTTTGGAGGAAAACTTCATCTTGGTTTTATTACCATTCGTGAGAAACTAGCTGAATTGAAG aaaaCTGTGGACAAACGTCGCGAAGAGCGCGGTGCTTCGGAACGCGAGCGCAGTGGTGGCCGGCGCCACTACGTCGGCGGCCGCGAGCTCGACCGCCGCGCCCGCCGACACCGCGAGTCTGCACGAGACCGTGACCGTAACAAGGAGTCAGACCGCGATCGCGACCGCAAAGACAGGGACCGTAGAGACGGCGAACGGGATCGTGAACGTGAGAGGAg ACGCAGCCGCTCTCGCAGCAGAAGCAAACGCGAAGGCTCGCGCGAGCGGTCCCGCGGCCGCGACCGCGAGCGAGAGCGCGAGCGCGAGTCTCGCCGCAGCCGCTCCCATCGCTCCTCCTCGAAAGAACGCAGACGAGACTAA
- the LOC124632896 gene encoding putative RNA-binding protein Luc7-like 2 isoform X3 translates to MDLGECPKIHDLALRADYELASKTKDYFYDIDATEHLEAFIADCDRRTTAAKQRLAETQEELSAEVTEKANAVHELAEQIGQKLARAEALGEEGMVEESVKLMGEIDELRKKKAVAEQEYRNSMPASSYQQQKLRVCEVCSAYLGIHDNDRRLADHFGGKLHLGFITIREKLAELKKTVDKRREERGASERERSGGRRHYVGGRELDRRARRHRESARDRDRNKESDRDRDRKDRDRRDGERDRERERRRSRSRSRSKREGSRERSRGRDRERERERESRRSRSHRSSSKERRRD, encoded by the exons ATGGATTTAGGTGAGTGTCCAAAAATACATGATCTGGCTCTCCGTGCGGATTATGAATTAGCTTCAAAAACCAAAGACTATTTCTATGATATTGAT GCGACAGAACATTTAGAGGCATTTATAGCTGACTGCGATCGACGCACTACCGCGGCGAAGCAGCGCCTCGCTGAAACTCAAGAAGAGCTGTCTGCTGAGGTCACAGAGAAAGCTAATGCGGTGCACGAGCTCGCTGAACAGATTGGTCAGAAGCTGGCGCGAGCTGAAGCACTGGGCGAGGAGGGCATGGTGGAAGAGAGCGTTAAACTTATGGGAGAG ATTGATGAACTACGCAAAAAGAAGGCTGTTGCTGAACAGGAATATCGCAACTCTATGCCAGCTTCCTCTTATCAACAACAGAAATTACGCGTTTGCGAAGTGTGCTCAGCGTACCTGGGTATTCATGACAATGACAGGCGGTTAGCTGATCATTTTGGAGGAAAACTTCATCTTGGTTTTATTACCATTCGTGAGAAACTAGCTGAATTGAAG aaaaCTGTGGACAAACGTCGCGAAGAGCGCGGTGCTTCGGAACGCGAGCGCAGTGGTGGCCGGCGCCACTACGTCGGCGGCCGCGAGCTCGACCGCCGCGCCCGCCGACACCGCGAGTCTGCACGAGACCGTGACCGTAACAAGGAGTCAGACCGCGATCGCGACCGCAAAGACAGGGACCGTAGAGACGGCGAACGGGATCGTGAACGTGAGAGGAg ACGCAGCCGCTCTCGCAGCAGAAGCAAACGCGAAGGCTCGCGCGAGCGGTCCCGCGGCCGCGACCGCGAGCGAGAGCGCGAGCGCGAGTCTCGCCGCAGCCGCTCCCATCGCTCCTCCTCGAAAGAACGCAGACGAGACTAA
- the LOC124632896 gene encoding putative RNA-binding protein Luc7-like 2 isoform X2, producing MRDRLYELGCSRMDLGECPKIHDLALRADYELASKTKDYFYDIDATEHLEAFIADCDRRTTAAKQRLAETQEELSAEVTEKANAVHELAEQIGQKLARAEALGEEGMVEESVKLMGEIDELRKKKAVAEQEYRNSMPASSYQQQKLRVCEVCSAYLGIHDNDRRLADHFGGKLHLGFITIREKLAELKKTVDKRREERGASERERSGGRRHYVGGRELDRRARRHRESARDRDRNKESDRDRDRKDRDRRDGERDRERERRRSRSRSRSKREGSRERSRGRDRERERERESRRSRSHRSSSKERRRD from the exons ATGAGGGATAGATTGTATGAGTTAGGCTGTTCT cGAATGGATTTAGGTGAGTGTCCAAAAATACATGATCTGGCTCTCCGTGCGGATTATGAATTAGCTTCAAAAACCAAAGACTATTTCTATGATATTGAT GCGACAGAACATTTAGAGGCATTTATAGCTGACTGCGATCGACGCACTACCGCGGCGAAGCAGCGCCTCGCTGAAACTCAAGAAGAGCTGTCTGCTGAGGTCACAGAGAAAGCTAATGCGGTGCACGAGCTCGCTGAACAGATTGGTCAGAAGCTGGCGCGAGCTGAAGCACTGGGCGAGGAGGGCATGGTGGAAGAGAGCGTTAAACTTATGGGAGAG ATTGATGAACTACGCAAAAAGAAGGCTGTTGCTGAACAGGAATATCGCAACTCTATGCCAGCTTCCTCTTATCAACAACAGAAATTACGCGTTTGCGAAGTGTGCTCAGCGTACCTGGGTATTCATGACAATGACAGGCGGTTAGCTGATCATTTTGGAGGAAAACTTCATCTTGGTTTTATTACCATTCGTGAGAAACTAGCTGAATTGAAG aaaaCTGTGGACAAACGTCGCGAAGAGCGCGGTGCTTCGGAACGCGAGCGCAGTGGTGGCCGGCGCCACTACGTCGGCGGCCGCGAGCTCGACCGCCGCGCCCGCCGACACCGCGAGTCTGCACGAGACCGTGACCGTAACAAGGAGTCAGACCGCGATCGCGACCGCAAAGACAGGGACCGTAGAGACGGCGAACGGGATCGTGAACGTGAGAGGAg ACGCAGCCGCTCTCGCAGCAGAAGCAAACGCGAAGGCTCGCGCGAGCGGTCCCGCGGCCGCGACCGCGAGCGAGAGCGCGAGCGCGAGTCTCGCCGCAGCCGCTCCCATCGCTCCTCCTCGAAAGAACGCAGACGAGACTAA